In a single window of the Notamacropus eugenii isolate mMacEug1 chromosome 4, mMacEug1.pri_v2, whole genome shotgun sequence genome:
- the LOC140502742 gene encoding uncharacterized protein isoform X2 — protein MLEGDSPGARDPAAEIRPEARVSPPQRSLSVAASNQRLPKHRPHISNSGPVWEYDPRAERQNSKQNNLLIDKCDKQRKSFRLNTNRKKSHQIRTKVIYKYLEQRKYSDYNSDLLRCQRLAKSYECDECGKAFRGNTGLTGHQRIHRGEKPYECIECGKAFRWSTQLTVHQRIHTGEKPYECNECGKSFCRSSQLAEHRRIHTGEKPYGCNECGKAFRRSTQLTVHKRIHSGKKPYECNGCGKSFHQRKGLTQHAIIHTRDKAHKCNECGKGFRRSSQLSEHQKVHTGEKPYGCDECGKAFSRSTQLAIHQRIHTGEKPYECNECGKTFCWSTQLTVHQRIHTREKLFECNECGKTFHQSALLMRHQIIHTEEKSYECSACGKCFRRNIELTRHQSVHTGEKPYECNECGKAFRLSTGLHLHQRIHTGEKPYECSECGKAFRRNTELTRHQRVHTGEKHYECNECGKAFSRSTGLTEHLTIHTGEKPYECKECGRAFRLSKHLTQHYRIHNGGKPYEVKI, from the coding sequence cTGCAGAGATAAGGCCTGAAGCCAGGGTATCACCTCCCCAGAGGAGCCTCTCTGTGGCAGCATCCAATCAGAGATTACCCAAGCATAGACCTCATATCTCCAATTCAGGACCAGTCTGGGAATATGATCCTAGGGCAGAAAGACAGAACAGTAAGCAGAATAATCTGCTTATTGATAAATGTGATAAACAGAGGAAGAGCTTTAGActgaatacaaacagaaaaaaaagtcaccAAATCCGCACAAAGGTCATTTACAAGTATCTTGAGCAGAGAAAGTACTCCGATTACAATTCAGACCTCCTTCGGTGTCAGAGACTTGCAAAGTcttatgaatgtgatgaatgtggaaaagccttccgGGGAAACACAGGGCTTACTGGACACCAGAGAATTCATagaggagagaaaccttatgagtgcattgaatgtgggaaggccttccgaTGGAGCACCCAACTTACTGTgcaccagagaattcacactggagaaaaaccctatgaatgtaatgaatgtgggaagtcCTTCTGTCGAAGTTCACAGCTTGCTGAACATCGtcgaattcatactggagaaaaaccttatggatgtaatgaatgtgggaaggccttccgcCGGAGCACACAGCTTACTGTACATAAGAGAATTCATAGcggaaagaaaccttatgaatgtaatggatgtGGGAAGTCCTTCCATCAGAGAAAGGGACTTACTCAGCATGCGATAATTCATACTCGAGATAAAGctcataaatgtaatgaatgtgggaagggtTTTCGAAGGAGTTCACAGCTTTCTGAACATCAGAAagttcacactggagagaaaccttatggatgtgatgaatgtgggaaagcttttagTCGAAGCACACAACTTGCtatacatcagagaattcatactggagagaagccttatgaatgtaatgaatgtggaaagacctTCTGCTGGAGCACACAGCTTActgtgcatcagagaattcatactagaGAGAAGctttttgaatgtaatgaatgtgggaagacttTCCACCAGAGTGCATTGCTTATGCGACATCAGATCATTCATACTGAAGAGAAATCTTATGAATGTTCTGCATGTGGGAAGTGCTTCCGCCGAAACATAGAACTGACCAGACATCAGTCAGTTCATACTGgggagaagccttatgaatgcaatgaatgtgggaaggctttccgTCTGAGCACAGGACTACATCTACaccaaagaattcatactggagaaaaaccttatgaatgtagtgaatgtgggaaagccttccgTCGGAACACAGAACTTACTCGTCACCAGAGAGtacatactggagagaaacattacgaatgcaatgaatgtggaaaggccttcagcCGAAGCACAGGACTTACTGAACACCTGACAattcacacaggagagaaaccttatgaatgtaaggaatgtgggagggctttccGTCTGAGCAAGCACCTCACTCAGCATTACAGAATTCACAATGGAGGAAAACCTTATGAAGTGAAAATCTAA